From Rhizobium favelukesii, the proteins below share one genomic window:
- a CDS encoding chemotaxis protein CheA — MDMNEIKEIFFQECEEQLAELESGLLKMNDGDRDPETVNAVFRAVHSIKGGAGAFGLDDLVAFAHVFETTLDCVRSNKLEPTQDVLKVMLKSADVLADLTNAARDGGSVDESRSRGLVKELEALANGELPKQSAAVEAPAAKPATVAAAPAPKPTDDSGFQPIPFSFDDFSGEEEAGSDLPTYEITFKPRSDLYSKGNDATLLLRDLSRLGEMSCYCNMDALPGLDEVDPEAAYFYWNVTLKTDRGEDAVRTVFEFAEWDCDLDVLATETNAVASASEELPMIPVPFDLSILDDGAAEAPAEQPKSDAAAAVAAAETASNVTQMAAAAARVEKKESAAAAAASAAAAAQNNAAAGQTIRVDLDRVDRLINLVGELVINQAMLSQSVIENDTTGTSSINMGLEELQQLTREIQDSVMAIRAQPVKPVFQRMSRIVREIADMTGKTIRLITEGENTEVDKTVIDKLAEPLTHMIRNAVDHGIETPEKRAAAGKNVEGTVRLTAKHRSGRILIELADDGAGINREKVKQKAIANELIPSDANLTDEEIDNLIFLPGFSTADKISDISGRGVGMDVVKRSIQALGGRINITSRPGQGSVFTMSLPLTLAVLDGMVVTVAGQTLVVPLTAIVETLQPEAAAIHSFGASHRLISIRNSFCPLVDVGRILNFRATQANPVEGVALLVESEGGGQRALMVDAIQGQRQVVIKSLEANYTHVPGIAAATILGDGRVALILDVDAVVGASRGQALRQEVSLAAVG; from the coding sequence ATGGATATGAACGAAATCAAAGAGATCTTTTTCCAGGAGTGCGAGGAGCAGCTCGCCGAACTGGAATCCGGTCTCCTGAAAATGAATGATGGCGATCGCGATCCGGAAACCGTCAACGCGGTGTTCCGTGCCGTCCATTCGATCAAGGGCGGCGCTGGCGCCTTCGGTCTGGATGATCTTGTCGCTTTCGCGCATGTCTTTGAGACCACACTTGATTGCGTTCGTTCCAACAAGCTTGAGCCGACACAGGATGTCCTGAAGGTCATGCTGAAGTCGGCAGACGTGCTGGCCGACCTGACCAACGCCGCCCGCGATGGCGGCAGCGTCGATGAAAGCCGCAGCCGCGGCCTGGTCAAGGAACTGGAAGCGCTCGCCAACGGCGAGCTGCCCAAACAGTCGGCTGCCGTGGAAGCACCGGCCGCGAAGCCGGCGACGGTCGCCGCCGCTCCGGCGCCTAAGCCCACCGATGACAGCGGCTTCCAGCCGATCCCCTTCTCCTTCGACGACTTCAGCGGTGAGGAAGAGGCTGGCTCCGATCTGCCCACATACGAAATTACCTTCAAGCCGCGCTCTGACCTCTATTCCAAGGGCAACGACGCGACGCTGCTGCTGCGCGATCTAAGCCGTCTTGGCGAGATGAGCTGCTACTGCAACATGGATGCGTTGCCCGGTCTCGACGAGGTCGATCCGGAAGCGGCGTATTTCTACTGGAACGTGACTCTCAAGACCGACAGGGGCGAGGACGCGGTCCGTACGGTCTTCGAATTTGCCGAGTGGGATTGCGACCTGGATGTCCTCGCCACTGAGACAAACGCCGTGGCTTCTGCCTCCGAAGAACTGCCGATGATCCCGGTTCCTTTCGATCTGTCGATCCTCGATGACGGTGCTGCGGAAGCGCCAGCAGAGCAGCCAAAGTCCGATGCGGCAGCTGCCGTTGCTGCTGCCGAAACCGCGTCCAACGTCACGCAGATGGCTGCCGCCGCTGCCCGCGTCGAAAAGAAGGAATCCGCTGCCGCCGCTGCTGCGAGCGCTGCCGCTGCCGCCCAGAACAATGCCGCCGCCGGCCAGACGATCCGTGTCGATCTCGACCGCGTCGACCGCCTCATCAACCTCGTTGGCGAGCTCGTCATCAACCAGGCGATGCTGTCGCAAAGCGTCATCGAAAACGACACGACCGGCACGTCGTCGATCAATATGGGCCTCGAAGAGCTGCAGCAGCTCACCCGCGAGATCCAGGATTCGGTCATGGCGATCCGCGCGCAGCCGGTGAAGCCGGTCTTCCAGCGCATGTCGCGTATTGTTCGCGAAATCGCCGACATGACCGGCAAGACAATCCGCCTGATCACCGAAGGCGAGAACACCGAAGTCGACAAGACGGTCATCGACAAGCTGGCCGAACCGCTGACGCACATGATCCGCAACGCAGTCGACCACGGCATCGAAACGCCCGAGAAGCGCGCCGCCGCCGGCAAGAACGTCGAGGGCACGGTTCGCCTGACGGCCAAGCATCGCTCCGGCCGCATCCTGATCGAGCTGGCCGACGACGGCGCCGGCATCAACCGCGAGAAGGTGAAGCAGAAGGCGATCGCCAACGAGCTGATCCCGTCCGACGCAAATCTGACGGATGAGGAAATCGACAACCTGATCTTCCTGCCGGGTTTCTCCACGGCTGACAAGATCTCCGACATCTCCGGTCGCGGCGTCGGCATGGACGTCGTCAAGCGTTCGATCCAGGCGCTCGGCGGCCGCATCAACATCACCTCGAGGCCGGGGCAGGGCTCTGTCTTCACGATGAGCTTGCCGCTGACACTCGCCGTTCTCGATGGCATGGTCGTCACGGTCGCCGGCCAGACGCTGGTCGTGCCGTTGACGGCGATCGTCGAAACGCTGCAGCCGGAAGCTGCCGCGATCCACTCCTTCGGCGCCAGCCATCGCCTGATCTCGATCCGCAACAGCTTCTGCCCGCTGGTCGATGTCGGTCGCATCCTGAACTTCCGTGCCACCCAGGCCAACCCGGTCGAAGGCGTTGCTCTTCTCGTGGAGTCCGAAGGCGGCGGTCAGCGCGCCCTCATGGTCGATGCGATCCAGGGCCAGCGCCAGGTGGTTATCAAGAGCCTTGAGGCGAACTACACGCACGTTCCGGGCATCGCTGCGGCAACCATCCTCGGCGATGGCCGCGTGGCGCTGATCCTGGATGTCGACGCGGTCGTGGGAGCTTCCCGCGGTCAAGCGCTGAGGCAGGAAGTGTCGCTGGCGGCGGTGGGGTAA
- a CDS encoding chemotaxis protein CheW: MSYAVKSLKDGDRELIAFRIGDQEFCVNVMSVREIRGWTPATAMPHSPGYMKGVINLRGAVLPIIDLSARLGMPPTVPTARHVIIVAQVHRKVVGLLVDAVSDILTVTEDNVQPTPEIASELQRQFARGILAIDKRMICLLELEAIFPETESEAA; this comes from the coding sequence ATGTCATATGCCGTAAAAAGTCTGAAGGATGGGGACCGCGAGTTGATCGCGTTCCGCATCGGGGATCAGGAATTTTGCGTGAATGTCATGTCGGTGCGCGAGATCCGCGGTTGGACGCCGGCAACGGCGATGCCGCACTCGCCTGGCTACATGAAGGGCGTCATCAATCTGCGCGGTGCGGTGCTGCCGATTATCGATCTGTCGGCTCGCCTCGGTATGCCGCCAACCGTGCCGACAGCGCGACACGTCATTATCGTGGCTCAGGTGCACCGCAAGGTCGTGGGTCTGCTGGTTGATGCCGTATCCGATATTCTGACCGTTACCGAAGATAACGTTCAGCCGACGCCGGAAATCGCATCTGAACTGCAGCGTCAGTTCGCTCGCGGTATCCTGGCGATCGACAAGCGCATGATCTGCCTGCTCGAACTCGAAGCCATTTTCCCCGAAACGGAAAGCGAAGCCGCATGA
- the cheR gene encoding protein-glutamate O-methyltransferase CheR yields the protein MNVLSAKDTRQGSPDEVLASGEYPLTRRDLMEIAAMIYSDAGIFLNETKASLVYSRLSKHIRNLGLSGFREYCALVSSPAGAAPRREMLSHLTTNFTRFFRENHHFEHLREHVLPELLVRAKMGGRVRIWSAASSDGQEPYSIALTVLSMMPNIADYDFKILATDIDPKILAIARAGAYEEGALETVSPAMRKQWFSEVEVQGRRKFQVDDRVKRLITYNELNLMAQWPFKGKFDVIFCRNVVIYFDEPTQMKIWARFAELLPEGGHLYIGHSERVSGDAKHVFDNIGITTYRYTTKGVGRKA from the coding sequence ATGAATGTCCTGAGTGCAAAAGACACGCGGCAGGGAAGCCCTGACGAGGTGCTGGCGAGCGGAGAATATCCGCTGACGCGCCGCGACCTCATGGAAATTGCTGCGATGATCTACTCGGATGCGGGGATCTTCCTGAACGAGACAAAGGCGTCGCTGGTCTACTCGCGTCTTTCGAAGCACATCCGCAACCTCGGCCTCTCCGGATTTCGGGAATATTGCGCGCTCGTTTCTTCACCGGCAGGCGCCGCGCCGCGCCGCGAGATGCTGTCGCATCTGACGACGAACTTCACCCGCTTCTTTCGCGAGAACCATCACTTCGAGCATCTGCGTGAGCATGTGCTGCCGGAGCTGCTGGTTCGCGCCAAGATGGGCGGCCGGGTCCGTATCTGGTCTGCTGCCTCCTCGGACGGTCAGGAGCCATATTCGATCGCGCTGACCGTTCTGTCGATGATGCCCAACATCGCCGACTACGACTTCAAGATCCTGGCGACCGACATCGACCCGAAGATCCTGGCGATCGCCCGAGCGGGCGCCTATGAGGAAGGCGCGCTGGAGACGGTATCGCCCGCCATGCGCAAGCAGTGGTTCAGCGAAGTCGAGGTTCAAGGACGGCGGAAGTTCCAGGTCGATGATCGCGTCAAGCGTCTGATCACTTACAATGAACTGAACCTGATGGCCCAGTGGCCGTTCAAGGGCAAGTTCGACGTCATCTTCTGCCGAAATGTGGTGATCTACTTTGATGAGCCGACGCAAATGAAGATCTGGGCGCGCTTTGCCGAACTGCTGCCGGAAGGCGGTCATCTCTATATCGGCCATTCCGAGCGCGTCTCCGGCGACGCCAAGCATGTCTTCGACAATATCGGCATCACGACCTACCGCTACACGACCAAGGGCGTGGGGAGGAAGGCATGA
- the cheB gene encoding protein-glutamate O-methylesterase CheB has protein sequence MSAAARVLVVDDSATMRGLITAVLSADPEVSVIGQAGDALEAREAIKKLNPDVVTLDIEMPNMNGLDFLEKIMRLRPMPVIMVSTLTHRGADASLAALEIGAFDCVGKPLPGDARPFGDLAEKVKAAARSQRRQYTQPAPATPPPAVADFRVGRKIVAIGSSTGGVEALIAVLQKFPANCPPTVITQHMPPTFTRSFAERLNRLCAPVVQEATDGARLEIGKIYLAPGGERHLQVANAHAPCCRLIERDPVNGHRPSVDVLFDSVAELAGRNAVGVILTGMGRDGAAGLLKMRHACARTLGQNEKTSVVYGMPRVAYELGAVEQQLPLNGIGEEILKMTAARKEGTD, from the coding sequence ATGAGCGCGGCAGCCCGAGTTCTCGTCGTCGATGACTCCGCCACCATGCGCGGCCTCATCACAGCTGTGCTGAGCGCCGATCCGGAGGTCAGCGTCATCGGTCAGGCAGGCGATGCGCTTGAGGCGCGCGAGGCCATCAAAAAGCTCAACCCCGATGTCGTGACGCTCGATATCGAGATGCCCAACATGAATGGCCTCGACTTCCTCGAGAAGATCATGCGGCTGCGTCCGATGCCTGTCATCATGGTCTCGACGCTGACCCATCGCGGCGCCGATGCCTCGCTGGCGGCGCTTGAAATCGGCGCATTCGACTGCGTCGGCAAGCCGCTTCCCGGTGATGCGCGCCCCTTCGGCGATCTTGCCGAGAAGGTAAAGGCCGCTGCCCGTTCGCAGCGGCGCCAGTACACCCAGCCTGCACCGGCTACCCCGCCACCTGCAGTTGCCGACTTCCGCGTCGGCCGCAAGATCGTCGCGATCGGTTCGTCGACCGGCGGCGTCGAGGCGTTGATTGCGGTGCTTCAGAAATTCCCGGCAAACTGCCCGCCGACTGTTATCACGCAGCATATGCCGCCGACGTTCACCCGGAGCTTTGCCGAACGCCTCAACCGGCTCTGTGCGCCGGTCGTGCAGGAAGCAACCGACGGCGCGCGTCTGGAGATCGGCAAGATCTACCTTGCGCCAGGTGGCGAACGCCATCTGCAGGTTGCCAACGCCCATGCGCCTTGCTGCCGTCTCATCGAACGTGATCCCGTGAACGGCCACAGGCCGTCCGTCGATGTGCTGTTCGATTCGGTGGCCGAACTGGCTGGCCGCAATGCGGTCGGCGTGATTCTGACCGGCATGGGCCGCGACGGCGCCGCCGGTCTATTGAAGATGCGCCATGCCTGCGCGCGCACCCTCGGTCAGAACGAAAAGACAAGCGTGGTCTATGGCATGCCGAGAGTTGCTTACGAACTCGGTGCCGTCGAGCAACAGTTGCCGCTGAATGGCATCGGCGAAGAAATCTTGAAAATGACAGCCGCCCGAAAGGAAGGAACCGACTAA
- a CDS encoding response regulator: MSIAEKIKVLIVDDQVTSRLLLSDALTQLGFKQITAAGDGEQGLKIMTQQPHHLVISDFNMPKMDGLGFLQAVRANPATKKAAFIILTAQGDRALVTKAAQLGANNVLAKPFTIEKMKAAIEAVFGALK; the protein is encoded by the coding sequence ATGTCAATAGCAGAGAAAATCAAAGTTTTGATCGTCGACGATCAGGTCACCAGTCGACTGCTGCTCAGCGACGCGCTGACCCAGCTCGGCTTCAAGCAGATCACCGCTGCCGGCGACGGCGAGCAGGGCTTGAAGATCATGACCCAGCAGCCGCACCATCTTGTCATCTCCGACTTCAACATGCCGAAGATGGATGGCCTCGGCTTCCTTCAGGCCGTGCGTGCCAACCCGGCGACGAAGAAGGCGGCTTTCATCATTCTGACGGCCCAGGGAGACCGTGCGCTGGTCACGAAGGCGGCGCAGCTCGGGGCCAACAACGTTCTCGCCAAGCCCTTCACGATCGAGAAGATGAAGGCGGCTATCGAAGCCGTATTTGGAGCATTGAAATGA
- the cheD gene encoding chemoreceptor glutamine deamidase CheD — MNLDVAARRVNIIQGEWKVLNDPNAVLTTILGSCVAACLRDPVAGVGGMNHFLLPGTGNTPMTGGDATRYGVHLMELLINGLLKQGARRDRLEAKIFGGAKTISTFSNVGEQNAAFAVQFLKDEGIPVVSSSTGGEHGRKLEYWPVSGRARQYPLTGAETQRTVALEQRPVAPQKPVETSIEFF; from the coding sequence ATGAATCTCGACGTTGCAGCCCGCCGCGTCAATATCATCCAGGGCGAATGGAAGGTCCTGAATGATCCGAATGCGGTACTGACGACCATCCTTGGATCGTGTGTGGCTGCATGCCTGCGAGATCCCGTGGCAGGCGTTGGAGGAATGAATCATTTCCTCCTGCCGGGGACAGGAAACACGCCGATGACGGGCGGAGATGCCACGCGTTACGGCGTCCACTTGATGGAACTGCTGATCAACGGTCTCCTGAAGCAGGGCGCGCGCCGCGACCGCCTGGAGGCGAAGATCTTCGGTGGGGCGAAGACGATCTCGACATTCTCGAATGTCGGCGAACAGAACGCCGCCTTTGCTGTGCAGTTCCTGAAGGATGAAGGCATTCCCGTCGTCAGCTCAAGCACCGGTGGTGAGCACGGGCGCAAGCTCGAATACTGGCCAGTCTCCGGACGCGCTCGACAGTATCCGCTCACCGGTGCGGAAACGCAGAGAACGGTTGCGCTTGAGCAGCGTCCGGTCGCTCCGCAGAAACCTGTCGAAACCAGCATCGAATTCTTCTGA
- the cheT gene encoding chemotaxis protein CheT: MTVNAMTEQPPPAEALPDVLMRIVSELHDVAYLIERIEPQLLEVGGGAELLNSPESMKVMQGIDLAVQKTRGLAEFIDTITGEIPQDWAVDVATALSLVKLSEMQRALGGAMHHGNVQPLAKAAGDFDFF, translated from the coding sequence ATGACTGTGAATGCAATGACAGAGCAGCCGCCGCCCGCCGAGGCCCTGCCCGATGTCCTGATGCGCATCGTCTCGGAACTGCATGACGTCGCCTATCTGATCGAGCGGATCGAGCCACAGCTCCTCGAAGTCGGGGGCGGTGCCGAACTGCTGAACTCGCCGGAAAGCATGAAAGTCATGCAGGGAATTGATCTTGCCGTGCAGAAGACGCGCGGACTTGCCGAGTTCATCGACACCATCACCGGCGAAATCCCGCAGGACTGGGCAGTCGATGTCGCGACGGCATTGAGCCTTGTCAAGCTCAGCGAAATGCAGCGGGCGCTAGGCGGCGCCATGCATCATGGCAACGTTCAGCCTCTGGCGAAGGCGGCCGGAGACTTCGACTTCTTCTGA
- the visN gene encoding transcriptional regulator VisN, which produces MDMHILQALKSDAHKANFVGIAAINLSSRDELIAQLCEISNTGRLQPGLRALTDYVGASHYLLARADLVQEAGLDFVVSSDWPFDLVTNLAHAFVGGFARATELEKCMQLFKPHFALLPDTADAPDGASRQFCSLMFNIGRSRLVLMFLFDDGFILSQERLRDVGLLAAYFASFLQCGATKTDRDFELTDRELECLFWIAEGKTSDEIAMILGISRNTINNYITSVMRKTATKTRSEAIAFAVRNNLV; this is translated from the coding sequence ATGGACATGCATATATTGCAGGCTCTCAAGAGCGATGCGCACAAGGCAAACTTCGTTGGCATCGCAGCGATAAACCTTTCCTCGCGTGACGAGTTGATCGCGCAGCTCTGCGAGATTTCGAACACGGGACGGTTGCAGCCGGGGCTCCGCGCGTTGACGGATTATGTCGGCGCTTCGCATTATCTGTTGGCGCGAGCGGACCTGGTGCAGGAGGCGGGCCTCGATTTCGTGGTCTCCTCGGACTGGCCGTTCGATCTCGTCACCAATCTGGCGCATGCCTTCGTCGGCGGCTTCGCCCGTGCGACGGAACTCGAAAAGTGCATGCAGCTATTCAAGCCGCATTTCGCCCTCCTGCCGGATACGGCGGACGCCCCTGATGGCGCCAGCCGCCAATTCTGTTCGCTGATGTTCAATATCGGCCGCTCCCGTCTCGTGCTGATGTTTCTGTTTGATGATGGGTTCATCCTGTCGCAGGAGCGGTTGCGGGATGTGGGGCTTCTGGCCGCCTATTTCGCCAGCTTCCTGCAATGCGGTGCTACCAAGACTGACCGGGACTTCGAATTGACCGATCGGGAACTGGAGTGCCTTTTCTGGATCGCCGAGGGAAAGACGAGCGACGAGATTGCGATGATTCTCGGCATCTCCCGCAACACCATCAACAACTACATCACCAGTGTCATGCGAAAGACGGCTACGAAGACTCGTTCTGAAGCCATCGCATTCGCGGTGAGGAACAATCTCGTCTAA
- the visR gene encoding transcriptional regulator VisR, producing the protein MGQPSGRSIGNSETMRGVRTNKVASRSDLFPRLIGMQKLAYAQNFAVYRLSAAGVPAKQRLVCELENWGSVNSGFSRAFIDAHGEALLDHIEKSLLPVVWAGGLDRAPPRPASIAPFMARLTGGVVPFSGMAFPVRLGAIGNGFVVFTGDDLEPASDMIVELHARSCQIMIDLLSLDERRVAAAEALSEREIACLQLAGDGRISEEIAEKLGLSVHTVNAYLGSATVKLDSVNRIQAIAKAIRLGYIS; encoded by the coding sequence ATGGGGCAGCCATCCGGTAGGTCGATAGGCAATTCGGAAACGATGCGCGGCGTGCGAACCAACAAGGTGGCGAGCCGGTCTGACCTGTTCCCGCGCCTGATCGGCATGCAGAAGCTCGCCTATGCCCAGAATTTCGCGGTCTACCGTCTCAGCGCCGCCGGCGTCCCGGCAAAGCAGCGCCTGGTTTGCGAACTGGAGAATTGGGGTTCTGTCAACAGTGGCTTCAGCCGGGCATTCATCGACGCCCATGGCGAAGCGCTGCTTGATCATATCGAGAAGTCGCTTCTGCCCGTTGTGTGGGCTGGGGGCCTCGATCGCGCCCCTCCGCGGCCTGCAAGCATCGCTCCTTTCATGGCGCGCCTGACGGGCGGTGTGGTTCCGTTCTCCGGAATGGCGTTTCCGGTGCGCCTAGGCGCCATTGGCAACGGCTTCGTTGTCTTCACCGGCGACGATCTTGAACCGGCGAGCGACATGATCGTTGAGCTGCACGCGAGGTCCTGCCAGATCATGATCGACCTGCTCTCGCTCGACGAGCGCCGTGTGGCGGCCGCCGAAGCACTCAGCGAACGCGAGATTGCCTGCCTGCAGCTTGCCGGCGACGGACGCATCAGCGAAGAGATTGCAGAAAAGCTTGGCCTCTCCGTGCATACCGTCAACGCCTATCTCGGCTCGGCAACGGTCAAGCTGGATTCGGTCAACCGAATCCAGGCGATCGCGAAGGCCATTCGCCTCGGATACATAAGCTGA
- the flhB gene encoding flagellar biosynthesis protein FlhB, whose amino-acid sequence MADDDKDSKTEDPTAKKKSDAAEKGNVPFSREVPLFATVLATYVYIIFFLPDGLSKVGEALKDIFEQPDQWKLETGPDALSLFVHLGWVSAALLAPAFILFMVFGVAASISQNLPTPVLERIRPQVSRISITKGWSRLFSLPGLVEFGKSLTKIVIVGVVMFFVLKSEYFNAIDAMFSDPQTIFTRMMTSMQKITIVVLIATGVVAIADVFWTRYHWFTELKMTRHEIKEENKQSQGDPFVKSRQRSVMRDRARRRMIANVDRATLVIANPTHFAVALRYVREENDAPVVVAKGQDLIALKIREIAEKNGIPVFEDPPLARSMFAQVSVDSVIPSVFYKAVAELIHRVYATQAKNKRVR is encoded by the coding sequence TTGGCCGACGACGACAAGGATAGCAAAACAGAAGACCCGACAGCGAAAAAGAAAAGCGACGCTGCCGAGAAAGGCAACGTGCCGTTTTCGCGCGAGGTGCCGCTTTTTGCCACCGTACTTGCCACCTACGTCTACATCATCTTCTTCCTGCCGGACGGGCTCAGCAAGGTCGGCGAGGCGCTGAAGGACATTTTCGAACAGCCCGACCAATGGAAGCTCGAAACCGGGCCGGATGCGCTTTCGCTATTCGTTCACCTGGGCTGGGTTTCGGCAGCATTGCTCGCACCTGCCTTCATCCTGTTCATGGTGTTTGGCGTCGCCGCGTCCATCTCGCAGAACCTGCCGACGCCGGTGCTCGAGCGCATACGGCCGCAGGTCTCGCGTATTTCGATCACCAAGGGATGGTCGCGGCTGTTCAGCCTGCCCGGCCTCGTTGAGTTCGGCAAGTCGCTAACGAAGATCGTGATCGTCGGCGTCGTCATGTTCTTTGTGCTGAAAAGCGAATACTTCAACGCGATCGACGCAATGTTCTCCGATCCGCAGACGATCTTCACGCGCATGATGACGTCGATGCAGAAGATCACTATCGTCGTCCTGATTGCCACCGGGGTCGTGGCGATCGCCGACGTCTTCTGGACGCGCTATCACTGGTTCACCGAACTGAAGATGACGCGACACGAGATCAAGGAAGAAAACAAGCAGTCGCAGGGCGATCCATTCGTCAAGAGCCGCCAGCGCTCGGTGATGCGCGACCGTGCCCGCCGCCGCATGATCGCCAACGTCGATCGCGCCACGCTTGTGATCGCCAACCCGACGCACTTTGCCGTCGCCCTGCGCTATGTGCGAGAGGAAAATGACGCACCTGTCGTCGTCGCCAAGGGTCAGGATCTAATTGCGTTGAAAATCAGAGAGATCGCGGAAAAGAACGGCATTCCGGTTTTCGAAGACCCGCCTCTCGCGCGCTCCATGTTTGCGCAAGTCTCGGTCGATAGTGTCATACCGTCTGTATTCTACAAGGCAGTCGCGGAACTCATCCATCGGGTTTACGCGACGCAAGCCAAGAACAAACGGGTAAGATAG
- the fliG gene encoding flagellar motor switch protein FliG, protein MMDFDDFGGALAEKPLTQAEKAAAVLLAMGKGVAGRLLKYFTQAELQTIIGSAQTLRAIPPDELLGLVAEFEDLFTEGAGLMDNAKAIESILEEGLTPDEVDSLLGRRTTFQAYETSIWDRLGEGDPAFIGKFLLREHPQTVAYILSMMPSSFGAKVLMQIPDGRRADIMNRTVNLKSVSPKAAQIIEKQVMTLLTEIDAEKNSIGSTKVAELMNEMDKPQVDTLLTSLESISRESVNKVRPKIFLFDDLMLMPQRSRVMLLNDISSDILTMALRGSAAEMREAVLASISPRQRRMIESDLQSGTAGINPREIAIARRAIAQEAIRLANSGQIQLKETEGEGSAAA, encoded by the coding sequence ATGATGGACTTTGACGATTTCGGCGGCGCTCTTGCCGAGAAACCGTTGACCCAGGCTGAAAAGGCGGCGGCTGTTCTCCTCGCTATGGGGAAAGGGGTCGCCGGCAGGCTATTGAAGTACTTCACGCAGGCCGAGCTGCAGACGATCATCGGATCGGCGCAAACGCTGCGTGCGATCCCGCCTGATGAACTGCTTGGGCTTGTGGCCGAATTCGAGGACCTGTTCACCGAGGGTGCGGGTCTCATGGACAACGCCAAGGCAATCGAGAGCATCCTCGAAGAGGGCCTGACCCCCGACGAAGTCGACAGCCTCCTCGGCCGTCGCACCACCTTCCAGGCCTACGAGACGTCGATCTGGGACCGTCTCGGCGAAGGCGACCCGGCTTTCATCGGCAAGTTCCTCCTGCGCGAACATCCGCAGACGGTTGCCTATATTCTCTCCATGATGCCCTCCTCGTTCGGCGCCAAGGTCCTGATGCAGATTCCGGACGGTCGCCGCGCAGACATCATGAACCGTACCGTCAACCTCAAGTCCGTCAGCCCCAAGGCCGCGCAGATCATCGAGAAGCAGGTGATGACCCTGTTGACCGAGATCGACGCAGAGAAGAATTCGATCGGCTCGACGAAGGTTGCCGAGCTGATGAATGAGATGGACAAGCCGCAGGTCGATACCCTGCTCACCTCGCTCGAATCGATCAGCCGCGAATCGGTCAACAAGGTCCGTCCGAAGATCTTCCTCTTCGACGACCTCATGCTCATGCCGCAGCGCAGCCGCGTGATGCTGCTGAACGACATCTCGTCCGACATCCTCACCATGGCGTTGCGCGGCTCGGCGGCCGAAATGCGCGAGGCGGTGCTCGCCTCGATCAGCCCGCGCCAGCGCCGCATGATCGAATCGGATCTGCAGAGCGGAACTGCCGGCATCAATCCGCGCGAAATCGCCATCGCGCGGCGCGCTATTGCCCAGGAAGCGATTCGCCTGGCAAATTCCGGACAAATCCAGCTCAAGGAGACCGAGGGCGAAGGCTCCGCAGCCGCCTAA
- the fliN gene encoding flagellar motor switch protein FliN, which yields MATKKTPKNSDLSMELPGNEAELDQAIDDLRGVLKTDAEGGLPDFADESDAFSGSTDLSTFGGDFDDAAEEPAFDGSDFGTTSDFGGSSDFGDASFGAVGSEPAPLGSAMQSNLDLIMDIPIDVQIMLGSSRMQVAGLMNLNEGATIALDKKIGEPVEIMVNGRKIARGEITVLENDDTRFGVKLIEVLSTKKA from the coding sequence ATGGCGACGAAGAAGACACCCAAGAACAGCGACCTTTCAATGGAGCTCCCGGGCAACGAGGCCGAGCTTGATCAGGCCATCGATGACCTGCGCGGCGTCCTGAAGACCGACGCGGAAGGCGGCCTGCCGGACTTCGCCGACGAGAGTGACGCCTTCAGCGGCAGCACCGATCTATCCACCTTTGGCGGCGATTTCGATGACGCGGCCGAGGAGCCTGCGTTCGATGGCAGCGATTTCGGCACAACCTCCGACTTTGGCGGCTCTTCCGATTTCGGTGACGCCTCCTTTGGTGCGGTCGGTTCCGAACCGGCGCCGCTCGGCAGCGCCATGCAGTCGAACCTCGACCTGATCATGGACATCCCGATCGACGTCCAGATCATGCTCGGCAGCAGCCGCATGCAGGTCGCCGGCCTGATGAACCTGAACGAAGGCGCAACCATCGCGCTCGACAAGAAGATCGGTGAGCCGGTCGAAATCATGGTGAACGGCCGCAAGATTGCTCGCGGCGAGATCACCGTTCTGGAAAACGACGACACGCGTTTCGGCGTCAAGCTGATAGAAGTTTTGAGTACGAAAAAAGCCTGA